The Aminipila terrae nucleotide sequence AACAGGGAATCAATTGGCCGATGAATTGTCTGCACAGGGGAAAATGGCAACGATATTTATTCTGGTAGTAATTTTCATTTCTTTAGCAGTTTCCTTCATCATAGCTCTGATTATTTCAAGGGGCATCAGCAAACCTGTAACCGAAATGGCTTATGCAGCTGAACGAATGGCAGAAGGTGACCTGAGCATGCAGATTAACATTGACTCTGAAGATGAAATTGGTCAGTTAGGTGCTGCATTCATTAAATCGAACCAGATGATTAGTGCCTATATAAATGACATAAAAGCAAACCTTGGAAAAATGGCTCAGGGAGATTTAAATATTAAAATGCAGCAGGATTTTAAAGGCGATTTTATTGAACTTAAAAATTCAATGCATAGCATTGCTATCTCCCTTAATGATGCACTGACTAAAATCAATCAGGCAGCAGAGCAGGTTGCAACAGGTTCTGATCAGGTGTCTGATGGCTCTCAGGCTTTGGCACAGGGAGCAACAGAACAGGCCAGCACAGTGGAAGAGTTATCTGCATCTATTGAGGAAATATCAGATCATATAAAGAAAAATGCAGAGCATGCTGCAGGAGCCAGTGAAAATGTGAACCTGGTCAGTGAAGAAATAGAAGTAAGCAATAACCATATGACTGAAATGGTTTCTGCTATGGCTCAGATTAATGACTCTTCCAGCCAGATAGGAAAAATTATTAAAACAATTGAAGACATTGCTTTTCAGACTAATATCCTTGCCCTTAATGCTGCTGTTGAAGCTGCAAGAGCAGGCACCGCAGGGAAAGGATTTGCTGTTGTGGCAGATGAAGTAAGAAATCTGGCTACTAAGAGTGCAGAGGCAGCAAAAGATACCACCACTTTAATTGAAAATTCAATGAAACAGGTAGAGAATGGAACAAAAATTGCTGATGAAACGGCAGAGTCCCTTCGTAAGGTTGTGGAGAGAGCAAAAGCCGTTGCCAATATTGTTGAAAATATTTCTCAGGTTTCAAACCGACAGTCAAATGCCATAAATGAAGTTACACTGGGAGTTGAACAAATTTCAAGTGTTGTACAGACTAATGCTGCTACAGCTGAAGAAAGTGCTGCAGCCAGTGAAGAACTTTCCGGACAGGCCCAGACTATGAAGGAGCTTGTAGAAAGATTTAAATTAAGAAATGAGACTGTTTAAGAATTTAAAACTAATAATGAAAAGTAATTTATAAGTTTATATAATAATGATAAACACCGGGGAATATTCCCCGGTGTTTTATTGATTATGAAAGAATTCTTATATTATTATGTATCAAATTTAATATGCGTAAATCAGGTGACCAATTTGCAAAGAAACTGGTTTAGATAAAATCCAGGTATTGGTGGTGGTATCATCATAGTAGAATTGTGCCCCACTGGTAGGGTCCTCACCCTTCATAGCCGCTTTTGCAGCTTCAATGGATTCAGGTTCAGCTGGCTTATTGATCCATCCATTTATAACGGGGGTAAATTGATAGTATCCGTTAATGCTCTGGTATATAACGCCTTTTATGGAATTAGCCCAAACACCGCTCTGAACTCTGTTTATAACAACGGCACCAACAGCCACTTTTGCTTCGTAAGGTTCACCCTGTGCTTCTGCTGTAATGAGCCTTGCAAGCAAGTCCAGGTCATCCTCATATTGTGAATCAGCTTTTGGCGGCGCGCTTGAAGTGACTTTAGTTTCAGCATTAGATAAACTTTTTGTTGATACAGTTGGTTCAGGAACTACAGTCTTAGATGGTTGTGAATCAGCAGTTTTTCTTTTTTGTGAATTTGGCAGGCTACCATCTGGTGTTTTATTTTGCGTTTGGTTTACTTTATGATAGGCATCTCTTTTAATGATACCTCTTGATATGACAGAGCTATCTTCATTATCAGGTTTGCTAAAAGAGTTCCTTTGTAAGTCTGGACTAATATCTGAAGGGATAGCGGATGGCTTTGCAGTGCTTTGGGGTTGATTTTCCGGAATGCTTTTCAATTCATTAGTTTTGACCGGTTTGGTTAATGAATTAAAATTGGAATAACCATCCGTCAGAGTAATTGTGGTTAAAGTAGAAATTAAAAATAAAGTGATAGCGAATAATAGGGATGTAATAAAATGTTTTAATCTGATTTTCTTTAGTTTTTTCATGCTTTCCTCCTTATGCCTTCCAGATTAGTTGACAGATCATGGTTTCAGTTCCCAATTGTGCCTGCTAAGATATTTCACTATACTATTATTTTAATATGATATGAGCTAACAATCTAATGGAAAACTTATGAAATTGGTGGAAACGTTTTCCTTATATGATTTTGATAGGGCGGAAAAATGTACAGGAATTGTAAAAAACTATAATTTGTTATATTATAGTTTTAATACGCAATAATAAATGATAATTCAAGGAAGAAATGGGGTGGCTCTTTGAACAGATTATATTTACCAGTATTTACCCAAGAAGAAGGGGTGACTGCTTTTTTTTCTACCAAAGAAGGAGCAAGTACTGAAAGTCCGTACTATAATAAAGAGGTATTAGAAGAATTAAATCTGGAAAAATGCAGGCTGGTATGGCCTGAGCAAGTACATAAGTCACATGTGGAAGTAATAAAAGCTTCTGCAGACAATAGTGAACCCATACGAATCTTGCAAACTGATGGAGTTGTTACTAATAATCCGGGTGTTTTACTGACTACCGTTCATGCAGACTGCCTGGCAGTATTTTTTTATGATAAGAAAAACAAAGCTATAGGATTAGTACATGCAGGGTGGAGAGGCACTGTCAGGGGGATTGCAGTAAATGCAGTAAACATAATGGAAAAGGAATATGGAAGCAAACAGGAAGACTTAATGGCTTTTATCAGTCCGGGAATCAGTAAGTGCTGTTTTGAAACGGGTTTTGAAGTATATGAAGACTTTCAGAAACAATGGGAGTGGATCGATGAATATGCAGAAAAAAAAGGAGAAAAGTACTATATTGATTTAAAAGAGATTAATAAAAGGCAGCTTTTGGAGGCAGGAGTAAAAAATATTGAAATAAGTCATTACTGTACCTGCTGCAATCCAAAGGTATTCTGCTCTTATAGGGGAGAGCCGGGAATAAAACAACGAATGGGCGCAGGAATTTGTCTTTCAAATTACTGATGAGTCAGGACTGAATCTTGTATTGTAACAGGATTCAGTCCTTTTAGTTAACTAGGTAAAACAAAACTTTACTAAAGTAATGTGAAAATCTGGGTATTTATGATATAATAAACAAAAAATATAAGAAAGTTTAGTTGATGAATGTAAGCAATTGCGGTATCATAATTTTTAGTGAAAATTAAACGCAAGGTTTATGATATATTATAAAATGCCAATACATCAAGACGGGTAAACCATGACTGGAGGGGATTATGAGAAATGACAATTTTGTAGATTTTGGAGAAGAGGTAAGCAAGACCATTAGAAAGGTATTAAACAATCAGGATTTTTATGACTTGAAAAGCACTATTAACCGCACGATGAACAATGTGCCTGGAATGGGAAGACAACCATATTATCAGCAGCCTTTTAATCCGCATCTGTCGAAGACTTATGACCAGCAGACTCCTGGAAATTTTGGGAACCCAGGAGTAAGGGAAGTTAAAATTCAGAAAGGCAGCGACTCTGTTGCCAGTATCCTGTTATTAGTTTTTGGATTTATAGGAGCTGTTTGTATGGGTGTTATTACCCTGCTTGGCCTTGCAGTATCTATTTACCAAAAAGATGTTCTGGAGGCAATCATCGTAGCTTTGGTATTTGGAGTACCTTTTGCCATTTCCGTATTTATGATTCTAACAGGATCAAAATTAAAGAAAAGAAGTCAACGATTCAGACTTTACCAGAATGTACTGAATGGACGTACGTTTTGTGCAATACAAGAACTGTCAACGGCTGCAAGGCAGGATAACAAGTACACTACAGATGATCTTCGCAAGATGATTAAGGCGGGGCTTTTTAAAGAAGGATACCTGGATGAGCAGGAAACATGCCTGATCACAGATTACAAAACATATGTGCAATATCTGGAAACCATGAAAAATGCAAGAGAAAAGCAACAACCAGAAAAAGCAGAACCACAGGTGAAAAAGGAAGAGACTCCTTTAGAACAAACAATAGCTGAGGGAAAAAGCTATATTCAGACCATTAAAGCAGCAAATGATGCATTACCGGAAGAAGAAATATCCGAAAAACTGGATCAGCTGGAAAACGTCACAACGAAGATTTTTGATTATGTTGAGCAGCATCCAGAGAAACTACCGGAGATACGAAAATTCATGTGCTATTATATGCCCATTACCCTAAAGCTGGTTAAGGCTTATCAGCAATTTGACGAGCATGGATTTAATGAAGGTGAGATTGCAGATACAAAAAGAGAAATCAAAGGAACTCTGGATACCATTAATATGGCTTATCAGAATTTATTAAAGAAATTAATGCAGACAGATATACTGGATGTTTCATCTGATATCTCTGCATTAGAAACGATACTGGCGCAAGAAGGACTTACTGATGACGATTTTATAACAAACAAAGGACTAAATTAGTAGCTATTAATGAATATGCCTGATGACAGCTTGATGAGAAAGCTGAGAAGGGGATTTGAGGAGGAAGAAATGAGTGAAGTGATAAAAGAAGCAGAAACACCAACTTTAACATTTGAGCCTTTTGGGGCAGAACCGGTTCAACCGGTTGCACCTGAACCAGTTGTGGTTTCAAAAGAGCAGCAGCCAGCTGTACAGGAAGTACCTCTGACTGAAGAAGAAAAGAAAATGATAGACGATTTTGCGTCTAAGATAGAATTGGGTAATTCAAATCTGATTTTGCAGTACGGATCTGGTGCACAGAAAAAGATTGCAGATTTTTCAGAATCAGCATTGAACAACGTTAGAACAAAAGATCTGGGAGAAATCGGCGGTGTCCTTTCTGACGTAGTAACAGAATTAAGAAATTTTGAAGCGGATGATGATGAAAAGGGATTTCTGGGAATTTTTAAACGTACTTCAAATAAAATTGCAAATATGAAAACAAAATATAATAAGGCAGAAGTCAATGTTACCAAGATATGTTCCATATTGGAAAATCATCAGATACAGTTATTAAAAGATGTAGCCATGCTGGATAAAATGTATGATATGAATAAGGTATATTTTAAAGAATTATCCATGTACATTTTAGCAGGAAAGAAAAAATTAAATCAAGTACAGACCGTTGACTTACCTGCATTACAGGAACAGGCTAAGAATAGTGGACTGCCAGAAGATGCTCAGGCAGTTAATGATTTGTCTTCTTTATGCAGCCGCTTTGAGAAAAAACTCCACGATCTGGAGCTTACCAGAATGATTTCAATTCAGATGGCTCCACAGATTCGTCTTGTGCAAAACAATGACACTTTAATGTCGGATAAAATTCAGTCTACATTAGTAAATACCATTCCTCTTTGGAAAAGCCAGATGGTTTTGGCCTTGGGAATTGCAAATTCCCAGCAGGCAGCTCAGGCCCAGCGAAAGGTAACAGATATGACAAATGAACTTTTACGAAAGAATGCTGATACTCTGAAAATGGCTTCCATTGATACAGCAAAAGAATCTGAACGGGGTATTGTAGATATAGAGACTTTAATGAACACCAATCAAAGCCTGATTTCCACATTGGAAGAGGTAACGAAGATTCAGGAAGAAGGCAGACAGAAACGTGCCCTGGCGGAGACAGAGTTAAGCCGTATGGAAGGCGAACTGAAGCAGAAACTGCTTGAAATCCGCAATTAAAGCAAAGTGACTTACAAAGTAGTAAGTTATAGTTCTACATACTTAAATTACATGATTGCCGTCTTTATTTATGGATAAAGATATGAAAGCGGTTGAATTTTACTTTGTTAGAGCCAATTTCTTGGAGGAGTAAAATTTAGCCGCTTTATTTTTTTAATATTATGATGTTTCAGATAAAAAAGATATTTCATGTAAATATTGAAATAATAAACAAGTTTGGGTTATTATGATAAATAGGCGTATTTATATACATAAAATCCATCCAAAAGGAGATAGAAAATGATTAGATACTACTTTCCAGTAATGCTCATAGTAGGCGCCAATTTAATTTATCAGAATTCAGCAAAAGCTATGCCCGGTCAGGTGAATACCTTCTTTGGACTGACATTTACGTACATAATTGCAGCGGTTCTATCTGCGACGATTTTTTTTGTTGGCGGACATTCGGATCCCATTCAGGTTCAGATGAGGTATCTGAACTGGGCACCTTTTGCATTGGGGGTTTCCATTGTACTTCTGGAATTTGGCTTTGTCATGTTATACCGGGTTGGCTGGAATATCAGTGTAGGCCCATTAGTCTGTAACATTATTCTCGCTATCATCCTCCTAATCATAGGTTATTTGTTTTATAAGGATATAATCACCCTTACTAAAATCGCAGGAATGGGATTATGTATGATAGGATTAATATTATTAACCAGGAAATGATAATTTATGAGAATGCCAATCATTGTGCCTGAAGACAAAGAAGCTTATGCATAGTGACTATTTGTATGTCATAAGACATTCATGTATAATATACATTATATTCCAAACATTTAATGAAAGGGGGTGAATGATTTGACCGAAAAGGCTGTGGAACTTAGCAGGGACTCTCTGGAGATAATAAACAAATTTTCTCTATTTCCAATGATCCTATATAATGACTGGGAGATTTTATTCTCTAATGAGAAATTTAATAAAATATTGTCATTTGAACAATTTTATAAGTTAAAAGAAAAAATTAAGTTTGATATAGATAAAATCGAAAAACACAATCAGGAATTTTGCATTACGGATAATGAGAAAAATAATAGATGGTATGAACTAATCTATCAATTTGTAGTGTATAATGGAAAATTTTGTATTTTAGCATATCTTGTAGATATAACAGTAAAAAAGGAAACGGAAAACAGAATTAAAAAATTATCTGATTTAAGGGCCTTAATGCTTGAAGTAACACAGAAGGTCTCACAACAAAACGATTTAGATAAAATTTATCAATTTATTTTGAATAATTCATTAAAGGCTATAGATAATGCCTGTTTTGGCAGTATTTTAATAAAAGAAGATGAATTTTTAAAAGTAGTATCCTATGTAGGCTTTGAGAAATGCATTCTTGATTTACGTATACCATTAAAAGAAGCGTTTTTATATAAGCAAACCAATGGACAGATGGACGAAATTATAAATATAAATGATTTAGAAAAATTTGGAGGAAGCGTTTTAATAAACAACTTTCTTGAGAAGGAAGCCTACATTAAATCAACGCTATCCGCTCCAATTTATATCAACAATGTTTTTTTTGGCATGATTAATATTGACTCCATTAAAGTCAATGCTTTCAGCGAGGAAGATGTCAGCTCTATGGAATTTTTAAAACCAAATATAGAAATGGCACTGACCAATCACTTTTTATATAAGGAAAAAGTTCATTTGGCATGGTATGATACGCTGACTCAGATTTATAACCGGGGATATTTTGAAGAGCATTTTCCTTTGATTTTAGAAAGAGCAAGACGGTATCATGAAATGTTTTGCTTTGTAGTTTTTGATATAAATAAATTAAAAGAAATTAATGATATATATGGGCACTTAGCCGGTGATCAGGTTATAAAGCAAGTAGCCGGAGTTTTGGAACAAAATACAAGGAAAAGCGATTTGTTTGCAAGATTCGGAGGAGATGAATTTGTTGGAATATATCTGCATTCCAATAAAAGTTTATTATCGGAAAAATTAGAATCCATTATTAAAGAAATGAAAAAAAATCCCATTGAATTGGAATCCCAACAGATAACTTGCACATTCAGCTTCGGAATAGCTGTATTTCCTGAAGATGGAGAGACAATGGAACATTTATTTAAAGAGGCTGATTACAGGATGTATTTTTATAAAAGACAACAAATCAATTAGTATATTTTAAACCAATCATAGGGATAATCGCAAATATACAATAATAATTATCAAATAGAAGGGACAGGGAAAATGAGAGCAAAGATTTTGAGCTTACTGCTTTGTATCACAATGGTATTGACCATTTCACAGGGGAGTATGGTAACTGCATGGGCAGATACGACTAAAGTGGATACAGCAAAAACAGAGGAAAAAGAGCCAATCCTGGCATATGTACCACTGGATAACAGACCAGTCAATGTTGACAGAGTAATATATGAAGCTGAGTCAGCAGGATTTAAGGTTATGATGCCAGATGCGGATTTATATGCTACCCGCCTGGACGGGCAGCCGCTTAACTCCAATGGAACAGCATATGGAGACAGCGAAAAACTGATGGAATGGATTACGGAGATGGATAAAAAAACGGATTACTTTGTAATCTCTCTTGATCAGCT carries:
- a CDS encoding methyl-accepting chemotaxis protein → MKIGKKLIITFVLVAIISSIGGVVGLYVMTHMNTDYGKALVNYGFAQGNIGRFNAELNNTRVLLRNIIIDTDVQQMKNDREAITKSFDKMNTYLAMVEKSIDSDKEKKEYQNIKDNIEKINSIADQEINLAMQNKNAEAFSFLMEKGTPVVSNISASVETLMNEKTTTGNQLADELSAQGKMATIFILVVIFISLAVSFIIALIISRGISKPVTEMAYAAERMAEGDLSMQINIDSEDEIGQLGAAFIKSNQMISAYINDIKANLGKMAQGDLNIKMQQDFKGDFIELKNSMHSIAISLNDALTKINQAAEQVATGSDQVSDGSQALAQGATEQASTVEELSASIEEISDHIKKNAEHAAGASENVNLVSEEIEVSNNHMTEMVSAMAQINDSSSQIGKIIKTIEDIAFQTNILALNAAVEAARAGTAGKGFAVVADEVRNLATKSAEAAKDTTTLIENSMKQVENGTKIADETAESLRKVVERAKAVANIVENISQVSNRQSNAINEVTLGVEQISSVVQTNAATAEESAAASEELSGQAQTMKELVERFKLRNETV
- a CDS encoding cell wall hydrolase produces the protein MKKLKKIRLKHFITSLLFAITLFLISTLTTITLTDGYSNFNSLTKPVKTNELKSIPENQPQSTAKPSAIPSDISPDLQRNSFSKPDNEDSSVISRGIIKRDAYHKVNQTQNKTPDGSLPNSQKRKTADSQPSKTVVPEPTVSTKSLSNAETKVTSSAPPKADSQYEDDLDLLARLITAEAQGEPYEAKVAVGAVVINRVQSGVWANSIKGVIYQSINGYYQFTPVINGWINKPAEPESIEAAKAAMKGEDPTSGAQFYYDDTTTNTWILSKPVSLQIGHLIYAY
- the pgeF gene encoding peptidoglycan editing factor PgeF; this translates as MNRLYLPVFTQEEGVTAFFSTKEGASTESPYYNKEVLEELNLEKCRLVWPEQVHKSHVEVIKASADNSEPIRILQTDGVVTNNPGVLLTTVHADCLAVFFYDKKNKAIGLVHAGWRGTVRGIAVNAVNIMEKEYGSKQEDLMAFISPGISKCCFETGFEVYEDFQKQWEWIDEYAEKKGEKYYIDLKEINKRQLLEAGVKNIEISHYCTCCNPKVFCSYRGEPGIKQRMGAGICLSNY
- a CDS encoding 5-bromo-4-chloroindolyl phosphate hydrolysis family protein produces the protein MRNDNFVDFGEEVSKTIRKVLNNQDFYDLKSTINRTMNNVPGMGRQPYYQQPFNPHLSKTYDQQTPGNFGNPGVREVKIQKGSDSVASILLLVFGFIGAVCMGVITLLGLAVSIYQKDVLEAIIVALVFGVPFAISVFMILTGSKLKKRSQRFRLYQNVLNGRTFCAIQELSTAARQDNKYTTDDLRKMIKAGLFKEGYLDEQETCLITDYKTYVQYLETMKNAREKQQPEKAEPQVKKEETPLEQTIAEGKSYIQTIKAANDALPEEEISEKLDQLENVTTKIFDYVEQHPEKLPEIRKFMCYYMPITLKLVKAYQQFDEHGFNEGEIADTKREIKGTLDTINMAYQNLLKKLMQTDILDVSSDISALETILAQEGLTDDDFITNKGLN
- a CDS encoding toxic anion resistance protein, which codes for MSEVIKEAETPTLTFEPFGAEPVQPVAPEPVVVSKEQQPAVQEVPLTEEEKKMIDDFASKIELGNSNLILQYGSGAQKKIADFSESALNNVRTKDLGEIGGVLSDVVTELRNFEADDDEKGFLGIFKRTSNKIANMKTKYNKAEVNVTKICSILENHQIQLLKDVAMLDKMYDMNKVYFKELSMYILAGKKKLNQVQTVDLPALQEQAKNSGLPEDAQAVNDLSSLCSRFEKKLHDLELTRMISIQMAPQIRLVQNNDTLMSDKIQSTLVNTIPLWKSQMVLALGIANSQQAAQAQRKVTDMTNELLRKNADTLKMASIDTAKESERGIVDIETLMNTNQSLISTLEEVTKIQEEGRQKRALAETELSRMEGELKQKLLEIRN
- a CDS encoding sensor domain-containing diguanylate cyclase — its product is MTEKAVELSRDSLEIINKFSLFPMILYNDWEILFSNEKFNKILSFEQFYKLKEKIKFDIDKIEKHNQEFCITDNEKNNRWYELIYQFVVYNGKFCILAYLVDITVKKETENRIKKLSDLRALMLEVTQKVSQQNDLDKIYQFILNNSLKAIDNACFGSILIKEDEFLKVVSYVGFEKCILDLRIPLKEAFLYKQTNGQMDEIININDLEKFGGSVLINNFLEKEAYIKSTLSAPIYINNVFFGMINIDSIKVNAFSEEDVSSMEFLKPNIEMALTNHFLYKEKVHLAWYDTLTQIYNRGYFEEHFPLILERARRYHEMFCFVVFDINKLKEINDIYGHLAGDQVIKQVAGVLEQNTRKSDLFARFGGDEFVGIYLHSNKSLLSEKLESIIKEMKKNPIELESQQITCTFSFGIAVFPEDGETMEHLFKEADYRMYFYKRQQIN